In Rutidosis leptorrhynchoides isolate AG116_Rl617_1_P2 chromosome 2, CSIRO_AGI_Rlap_v1, whole genome shotgun sequence, one genomic interval encodes:
- the LOC139891664 gene encoding UDP-glycosyltransferase 74G1-like has protein sequence MADEQHYTKKSPHVFLFPFPVQGHLNPIIQFGKRLSSKGVKTTLITTKYISKSILSHNTTSNSIEIEAISDGFDEGGYASADSPETYLKIFQEVGSKSLGDMIKKLQSEGTNIDAVIYDTFMTWALDVALEYGIRGGAFLTQSCSVNNIYYHVHKGLIAVPLGSTVSVPGLPTLETWETPSFVHNYGPYPGWSEIVFNQFNNIDKASWVFANTFYKLEEEVIEWMKKMLPLKVIGPTLPSMYLDKRLDDDKDYGINLTKANQSECMNWLNDKPKGSVVYAAFGSLAQLGPEQMEEFASGLRDSEANFLWVVREDEVEKLPKGFKEDVNKDKGLLVAWCKQLDVLAHEAVGCFVTHCGFNSTLEAISLGVPVVAMPQWTDQITNAKCLEDIWSVGVRVKVDEKGIVRRDNIVSCIKEIIEGEKGKIAQTNASKWKDLAKDAVDVGGSSDKNIDEFISELIS, from the exons ATGGCAGATGAACAACATTATACCAAAAAATCACCACATGTTTTTCTTTTTCCCTTCCCTGTTCAAGGCCACTTGAACCCTATAATCCAATTTGGCAAACGTTTATCATCCAAAGGTGTTAAAACGACACTTATAACTACAAAGTATATCTCAAAGTCTATTCTTTCCCACAACACCACCTCCAACTCAATTGAAATCGAAGCAATATCTGACGGTTTCGATGAAGGTGGTTATGCAAGTGCTGATAGTCCCGAAACCTACCTCAAAATCTTCCAAGAAGTCGGGTCGAAATCATTAGGTGATATGATCAAGAAGCTTCAAAGTGAAGGGACCAACATAGATGCAGTTATTTATGATACATTTATGACTTGGGCTTTAGATGTTGCACTAGAATATGGAATTAGAGGTGGTGCTTTTCTTACTCAATCTTGTAGTGTGAATAACATATACTATCATGTTCATAAGGGTTTGATAGCGGTACCATTGGGTTCAACGGTTTCGGTTCCTGGATTGCCCACGCTTGAAACGTGGGAAACGCCATCTTTTGTACACAATTATGGACCGTACCCTGGTTGGTCCGAAATTGTGTTTAATcagtttaataatattgataaagcgaGTTGGGTGTTTGCTAATACTTTCTACAAACTCGAGGAAGAG GTGATAGAGTGGATGAAAAAGATGTTGCCGTTGAAGGTAATTGGTCCAACGCTTCCATCAATGTACCTTGACAAACGACTAGATGATGATAAAGATTATGGAATCAATCTTACAAAGGCGAATCAAAGCGAATGCATGAACTGGCTAAATGATAAACCAAAGGGATCGGTTGTTTATGCGGCGTTTGGAAGCTTGGCACAACTTGGACCAGAACAAATGGAAGAATTTGCTTCGGGTTTGAGAGATAGTGAAGCAAATTTCTTGTGGGTTGTAAGGGAGGATGAAGTGGAAAAGCTGCCAAAAGGATTTAAGGAAGATGTGAACAAGGATAAGGGTTTACTTGTGGCGTGGTGTAAGCAATTGGACGTATTAGCACATGAGGCAGTAGGATGCTTTGTTACGCATTGTGGGTTCAATTCGACTCTTGAAGCAATAAGTTTAGGGGTACCCGTTGTGGCAATGCCTCAATGGACGGATCAAATAACGAATGCCAAGTGTTTAGAGGATATTTGGAGTGTTGGAGTAAGAGTTAAGGTCGATGAGAAGGGGATAGTGAGACGAGACAATATAGTGTCATGTATAAAAGAGATTATAGAGGGCGAAAAAGGTAAAATAGCCCAGACAAATGCTTCAAAATGGAAGGATTTGGCTAAAGATGCCGTCGATGTAGGCGGGAGCTCCGATAAGAATATTGATGAGTTTATATCTGAGCTGATCAGCTAG